In Synechococcus sp. CC9616, the following are encoded in one genomic region:
- a CDS encoding glycosyltransferase family 1 protein, which yields MKVAFFTETFLPKVDGIVTRLTKTVKHLVDAGDEVVVFCPEGCPEEYMGARLIGVPAMPLPLYPELKLALPRPAVSDAIDAFQPDLIHVVNPAVLGLGGIWLAKNKGIPLVASYHTHLPKYLEHYGLGMLEPLLWEMLKAAHNQALLNLCTSTAMVQELSEKGIQHTSLWQRGVDTDLFRPELRGDEMRRRLLGQYDDRGALLLYVGRLSAEKQIERIRPVLEALPDTRFALVGDGPHRQQLERHFEGTATTFVGYLAGEELAGAYASGDAFLFPSSTETLGLVLLEAMAAGCPVVGANRGGIPDIITDGINGCLYEPDGADGGAASLISATRKLLGNDLERQALRKAARSEAERWGWAGATEQLRGYYRDVLKSELKAAA from the coding sequence GTGAAAGTCGCCTTTTTCACCGAAACGTTTCTCCCCAAGGTGGATGGCATCGTCACGCGTCTAACCAAGACCGTGAAACACCTCGTTGACGCCGGTGATGAGGTGGTGGTGTTCTGCCCGGAAGGCTGTCCGGAGGAGTACATGGGTGCGCGCCTGATTGGCGTTCCGGCGATGCCGCTGCCGCTCTATCCCGAACTGAAACTGGCCTTGCCTCGCCCAGCGGTGTCAGACGCGATCGATGCGTTTCAACCCGATCTGATCCACGTGGTGAACCCGGCGGTGCTGGGTCTCGGCGGCATCTGGCTCGCGAAGAACAAAGGCATTCCTCTGGTGGCCAGTTACCACACCCACCTGCCCAAATACCTCGAGCATTACGGCTTGGGAATGCTGGAGCCACTCCTGTGGGAAATGCTCAAGGCCGCCCACAACCAGGCTCTGCTGAATCTGTGCACCTCCACGGCGATGGTTCAGGAACTGAGCGAGAAGGGCATCCAGCACACATCGCTCTGGCAACGAGGAGTCGATACCGATCTGTTCCGGCCCGAGCTGCGCGGCGACGAGATGAGGCGGCGCCTGCTCGGGCAATACGACGATCGCGGCGCCCTGCTGCTCTACGTCGGGCGGCTCTCTGCAGAAAAGCAGATCGAACGCATTCGTCCGGTGCTCGAGGCACTGCCGGATACCCGGTTTGCCCTTGTTGGTGATGGCCCTCATCGTCAACAACTGGAACGGCATTTCGAAGGCACCGCCACAACCTTCGTCGGTTACCTGGCGGGCGAAGAACTGGCTGGGGCCTATGCCAGCGGTGATGCCTTCCTGTTCCCCTCCAGCACAGAAACACTCGGACTGGTGCTGCTGGAAGCGATGGCCGCCGGCTGCCCTGTGGTCGGAGCCAACCGCGGTGGGATTCCAGACATCATCACGGATGGCATCAACGGCTGCCTGTACGAGCCCGACGGCGCCGATGGTGGAGCCGCCAGCCTCATCTCTGCCACCCGAAAACTGTTGGGCAATGACCTGGAGCGGCAAGCCTTGCGCAAAGCTGCCCGATCAGAGGCCGAACGTTGGGGCTGGGCAGGGGCCACAGAACAGCTGCGCGGCTATTACCGCGACGTTCTCAAATCAGAGCTCAAAGCCGCAGCCTGA
- a CDS encoding NAD-dependent epimerase/dehydratase family protein: MKVLVLGGDGFCGWPCAVNLADQGHDVLIVDNLSRRKIDVDLEVESLTPITNIGERLKAWSEIGGKPMRFVHMDIAHEYQRLLDLLLDEKPDSVVHFAEQRAAPYSMKSSATKRYTVDNNVNGTHNLLAAIVESGLDIHVVHLGTMGVYGYGSHRGATIPEGYLKVEVPQPDGSRFEEEILHPASPGSVYHMTKTLDQLLFLYYNKNDKVRITDLHQGIVWGTNTEATDRDPRLTNRFDYDGDYGTVLNRFLMQAAIGYPLTVHGTGGQTRAFIHIRDSVRCVQLALDNPPEPGERVKIFNQMTESHQVGELAKKVAALTGAQVNNLPNPRNEAVENDLIVDNRCFIELGLNPTTLDNGLLKEVVEIATRYADRCDRNRILCTSAWTKTQAQAIGVPA; the protein is encoded by the coding sequence GTGAAAGTTCTCGTTCTCGGCGGTGACGGCTTCTGCGGCTGGCCCTGTGCGGTGAACCTGGCTGATCAGGGCCACGACGTGTTGATCGTCGACAACCTCAGCCGCCGCAAGATCGACGTTGATCTCGAGGTGGAATCCCTCACGCCGATCACCAACATCGGTGAACGGCTCAAGGCCTGGAGTGAGATCGGCGGCAAGCCGATGCGCTTTGTCCACATGGACATCGCCCACGAATACCAGCGGCTCCTGGATCTGCTGCTGGACGAGAAGCCTGATTCGGTGGTGCATTTCGCCGAACAGCGCGCCGCTCCCTATTCCATGAAGAGCAGCGCCACCAAGCGCTACACGGTTGATAACAACGTCAACGGCACCCACAACCTGCTCGCAGCGATTGTGGAAAGCGGCCTCGATATCCATGTGGTGCACCTGGGCACCATGGGTGTGTACGGATATGGCTCCCACCGCGGCGCCACCATCCCTGAGGGCTATCTCAAAGTTGAGGTGCCTCAGCCCGATGGCAGTCGCTTCGAGGAGGAGATCCTGCATCCCGCCAGCCCTGGCAGCGTCTATCACATGACCAAGACGCTGGATCAGCTGCTCTTCCTCTACTACAACAAGAACGACAAGGTCCGCATCACCGATCTGCACCAGGGCATCGTCTGGGGGACGAACACGGAAGCAACAGATCGTGATCCACGCCTCACCAATCGCTTTGATTACGACGGCGACTACGGCACGGTGCTCAATCGCTTCCTGATGCAGGCAGCCATCGGCTATCCCCTCACCGTCCATGGCACCGGCGGCCAGACGCGGGCGTTCATTCACATTCGCGACTCAGTGCGCTGCGTGCAGCTGGCCCTGGACAATCCTCCGGAGCCGGGCGAGAGGGTCAAGATCTTCAATCAGATGACTGAGAGTCATCAGGTGGGCGAGCTAGCCAAGAAGGTGGCGGCACTCACCGGCGCTCAGGTGAACAACCTGCCGAACCCCCGCAACGAAGCGGTGGAAAACGACCTGATCGTGGACAACCGCTGCTTCATCGAGCTGGGTCTGAACCCCACCACCCTGGATAACGGGCTACTCAAAGAAGTGGTCGAAATCGCGACGCGCTATGCCGACCGTTGCGACCGCAACCGCATCCTCTGCACCTCCGCCTGGACCAAAACCCAGGCCCAGGCCATCGGCGTTCCGGCCTGA
- the psb34 gene encoding photosystem II assembly protein Psb34: protein MQVTTEDGGRLNAFAKEPRMEVMDAETSRLRGQGSLMMMIGGAVLVMALVAVSVAIS from the coding sequence ATGCAGGTCACCACGGAAGATGGTGGACGCCTCAACGCTTTCGCGAAGGAACCGCGCATGGAAGTGATGGATGCCGAGACATCGCGTTTGCGTGGTCAGGGCTCATTGATGATGATGATCGGTGGCGCTGTGCTGGTGATGGCCCTTGTTGCGGTCAGCGTGGCAATCAGCTGA
- a CDS encoding thiazole synthase, with the protein MVSTLNALDPLTISGRQFSSRLFTGTGKYSDLATMQASIERSGCEMVTVAVRRVQAVAAGHAGLMDAIDWSRIWMLPNTAGCSDADEAVRVARLGRELAKLAGQEDNNFVKLEVIPDSRHLLPDPIGTLEAAERLVNEGFAVLPYINADPLLAKRLEEAGCATVMPLGSPIGSGQGLNNAANIRLIVENASVPVVVDAGIGVPSEAAQALELGADAVLVNSAIALAGSPAAMAEAMGQAVKAGRLAYSAGRLPRREEASASSPTIGLVS; encoded by the coding sequence ATGGTCTCGACGTTGAACGCTCTCGACCCCCTCACCATCTCCGGACGACAATTCAGCAGTCGCCTGTTCACCGGGACAGGCAAATATTCCGACCTGGCCACGATGCAGGCCAGCATCGAACGCTCCGGTTGCGAGATGGTGACGGTGGCCGTACGCCGTGTTCAGGCCGTGGCAGCCGGCCATGCCGGCCTGATGGACGCCATCGACTGGTCGCGCATCTGGATGCTTCCCAACACCGCCGGCTGCAGCGATGCCGATGAAGCTGTGCGCGTGGCCAGGCTGGGACGGGAACTCGCCAAGTTGGCCGGCCAGGAGGACAACAACTTTGTAAAACTCGAGGTGATCCCGGACAGCCGTCACCTGCTTCCCGATCCGATCGGCACCCTGGAGGCGGCCGAACGGCTGGTGAACGAAGGATTCGCCGTTCTGCCGTACATCAATGCAGATCCACTCCTGGCCAAACGGCTGGAAGAGGCAGGCTGCGCCACCGTGATGCCTCTTGGTTCTCCGATCGGTTCCGGTCAGGGCCTGAACAATGCAGCCAACATCCGATTGATTGTTGAAAACGCCAGCGTTCCTGTGGTGGTGGATGCCGGCATCGGGGTTCCCAGCGAAGCAGCACAGGCCCTGGAACTGGGGGCCGATGCCGTTCTGGTGAACAGCGCCATTGCCTTGGCCGGGTCTCCAGCAGCAATGGCCGAAGCCATGGGCCAGGCGGTTAAAGCCGGTCGGTTGGCCTACAGCGCCGGACGTCTGCCCCGACGCGAAGAAGCCTCAGCAAGCTCACCAACAATCGGCCTGGTGAGCTGA
- a CDS encoding tetratricopeptide repeat protein, with the protein MNLLPQTYLLGLVGLLAIVAVVVGRQLFNVRRDEIKLIELEQAGAAASRQASDLYELASVQLRKRLYPQATATLKQAAKRLSGEPDEARALIENALGFSLAAQKNFESAVKHYKLALKAKADYPVALNNLGFAQEKLLQTEEAIAIYERTLEIEPNNSTASKRLKRLQKRIG; encoded by the coding sequence GTGAACCTGCTGCCCCAGACCTATCTACTGGGCCTGGTTGGCCTGCTCGCGATTGTTGCTGTCGTGGTGGGTCGCCAGTTATTTAATGTTCGTCGGGACGAAATCAAGCTGATCGAGTTGGAGCAGGCTGGTGCCGCTGCGTCCCGCCAGGCATCCGACCTGTATGAGCTTGCCTCAGTCCAGCTGCGCAAACGGCTTTATCCGCAGGCAACAGCCACGCTGAAACAAGCCGCGAAACGCCTTTCTGGCGAACCGGATGAAGCACGCGCCTTAATTGAAAACGCCCTGGGCTTTTCGCTGGCTGCGCAAAAGAACTTTGAAAGTGCTGTTAAGCACTACAAATTGGCCTTGAAAGCCAAAGCTGATTATCCCGTTGCGCTCAATAATCTCGGGTTTGCGCAGGAAAAGCTGTTGCAAACCGAAGAAGCCATCGCGATTTATGAACGAACTCTCGAAATTGAGCCGAACAACAGCACAGCCAGCAAGCGTCTAAAAAGACTTCAGAAACGCATCGGCTGA
- the rplT gene encoding 50S ribosomal protein L20 yields the protein MARVKRGNVARKRRNKILKLARGFRGSNGTLFRTANQRVMKALCNAYRDRRRRKRDFRRLWIARINAAARINGVSYSRLMGGLKKADVRINRKMLAQLAVVDPSSFTNVVSAAKV from the coding sequence ATGGCCCGCGTCAAGAGAGGCAACGTCGCCCGTAAGCGTCGTAACAAGATTCTGAAGCTGGCCCGTGGCTTCCGCGGAAGCAATGGAACCCTGTTCCGCACCGCCAACCAAAGGGTCATGAAGGCGTTGTGTAACGCCTATCGGGACCGTCGTCGCCGTAAGCGTGATTTCCGCCGCCTGTGGATTGCCCGCATCAACGCTGCAGCGCGCATCAATGGCGTGAGTTACAGCCGACTGATGGGTGGCTTGAAAAAGGCCGATGTCCGGATCAACCGCAAGATGTTGGCCCAACTGGCCGTTGTCGATCCGAGCAGCTTCACCAATGTGGTGAGTGCCGCCAAGGTCTGA
- the rpmI gene encoding 50S ribosomal protein L35, with product MPKLKTRKAAAKRFKATGTGKFMRRRAFRNHLLDHKTPKQKRHLATKAVVHETDELRVSRMLPYA from the coding sequence ATGCCCAAGCTGAAGACCCGCAAAGCTGCCGCCAAGCGGTTCAAAGCAACCGGCACCGGCAAGTTCATGCGTCGGCGCGCCTTCCGCAATCACCTGCTGGATCACAAGACCCCCAAGCAGAAGCGTCACCTTGCGACCAAAGCAGTGGTGCATGAAACGGACGAACTGCGCGTCAGCCGGATGCTTCCGTACGCCTGA
- a CDS encoding SpoIID/LytB domain-containing protein, which translates to MIFRVLPLAVLLAMAAGCRAVELQAEPESAPAAVRAVPATHQPVPAPPEATGSSPVLWVSLDDHLGRSGQSPLLTLRSSSGPLMLEDAAGQQWSSPAISIGWRSVPLDIPMTFARRVAGPFASFESADRVAQRWRGIGVTAEVAHPGDWEVWAPQASPVPDGLRVRDWSGSTTAVVKPVLERAEGGTTLAGPIQIKAPKGLLWKGGLYRGPFRLQRDAYGSWTLVEQVPIERYLEGVVPHEIGAGSPTAALQAQTVLARTWALANSHRFRIDGYHLCSDTQCQVYSDPRQAGRAVRQAIQATSGRLLSWQGQPISAVYHASNGGVMAAGTEAWAMDPTPYLKAEADGESAWRNRHQLPLTQAAAVDALLQGGAGAYGTNHPLFRWRRTLTAPEIKRSLGAEGMGLSFPLNVSVLERGTSGRVLALKIAGSGDAAPVILKLDRIRRTLRRLPSTLFVITPQAGGSWYVRGGGFGHGSGLSQAGAIDLAWRGWSTEKILRHYYPGTVYGPLPASVQAP; encoded by the coding sequence ATGATTTTCCGCGTGTTGCCATTGGCCGTCCTGCTTGCGATGGCAGCAGGCTGTCGTGCAGTGGAACTGCAGGCTGAACCCGAGAGTGCCCCCGCTGCGGTGCGTGCTGTTCCGGCAACCCATCAACCGGTTCCCGCACCTCCTGAGGCGACCGGATCATCGCCAGTGCTCTGGGTGTCTCTTGATGATCATCTCGGTCGTAGCGGTCAATCACCGCTGCTGACCCTCAGAAGCTCATCAGGCCCCTTGATGCTTGAGGACGCAGCTGGACAGCAATGGAGTTCCCCCGCGATTTCGATTGGCTGGAGGAGCGTGCCGCTGGATATTCCGATGACGTTCGCTCGGCGGGTCGCCGGGCCATTTGCCAGCTTTGAATCCGCTGATCGGGTCGCTCAACGCTGGCGTGGGATCGGTGTGACGGCCGAGGTCGCTCACCCCGGCGATTGGGAAGTCTGGGCGCCGCAGGCGTCGCCGGTGCCAGACGGTCTGCGCGTGCGGGACTGGAGTGGCAGCACAACCGCAGTGGTGAAACCCGTTCTGGAACGCGCGGAAGGAGGCACCACACTCGCCGGACCGATTCAGATCAAGGCCCCCAAAGGCCTGCTGTGGAAAGGCGGTTTGTATCGCGGTCCGTTTCGCCTGCAACGGGATGCCTACGGCAGTTGGACGTTGGTGGAACAGGTCCCCATCGAGCGCTATCTGGAGGGTGTTGTCCCCCATGAGATTGGTGCCGGTTCCCCGACCGCAGCGCTCCAGGCTCAAACCGTGTTGGCTCGAACCTGGGCGCTCGCCAACAGCCATCGCTTCCGGATTGATGGGTATCACCTCTGCAGTGATACCCAGTGCCAGGTTTACAGCGACCCTCGCCAGGCTGGCCGCGCCGTGCGGCAGGCCATTCAAGCCACCAGCGGTCGCTTGTTGAGCTGGCAGGGTCAACCGATCAGTGCGGTTTATCACGCCAGTAACGGAGGCGTGATGGCAGCCGGCACCGAGGCCTGGGCGATGGATCCCACCCCATATCTCAAGGCTGAGGCCGATGGAGAGTCGGCCTGGCGGAATCGCCATCAACTGCCGTTGACCCAGGCAGCCGCTGTCGATGCCTTGCTTCAAGGCGGGGCAGGAGCCTATGGAACCAATCACCCCCTGTTTCGCTGGAGGCGCACCCTCACGGCACCGGAGATCAAGCGTTCGCTTGGTGCCGAGGGTATGGGGCTGAGCTTTCCCCTCAACGTTTCCGTTCTGGAGCGAGGAACGAGCGGTCGTGTTCTGGCCCTGAAGATTGCCGGCTCCGGAGATGCGGCCCCCGTGATCCTCAAGCTGGATCGGATTCGGCGGACCCTCAGGCGGCTGCCCAGCACGCTGTTTGTGATCACCCCTCAGGCCGGTGGCAGCTGGTATGTGCGAGGCGGTGGCTTCGGTCACGGCTCCGGTTTGTCCCAGGCCGGGGCGATTGACCTGGCCTGGCGAGGCTGGTCGACCGAGAAAATCCTGCGTCATTACTACCCGGGGACTGTCTACGGCCCCCTTCCTGCGTCGGTTCAAGCCCCTTAG
- a CDS encoding glycosyltransferase family 2 protein, with protein MASVAASGDHRRVKSAAFLFACGCAGAAPHWLDPARSLWPAISLALVLGGYGLRSVMRASFLKTEPESQKLVAERLPTLDVVVAARDEESVVTRLVERLSALRYSAGRLSTWVIDDGSEDRTPQLLDALAQKHPQLQVIHRQRDAGGGKSGALNAALTQLKGEWLLVLDADAQLQEDLLERLMPYALDGGWSAVQLRKAVIDADRNWLTRAQAMEMALDAVLQKGRLESGGVAELRGNGQLIRRAVLQASGGFNEDTVTDDLDLSFRLLTHGALIGILWDPPVQEEAVPTLSALWKQRQRWAEGGLQRFFDYWPTLTSSQLTICQRWDLACFFLLQYGLPVVSFADLSASLVSRTIPTFWPLSVVAFSVSGMAYWRGCRGRQEGPAIPSPGLLNLLVAIAYLGHWFVVIPWVTLKMAVLPKRLVWAKTSHAGEQLPVQA; from the coding sequence ATGGCTTCGGTCGCTGCTTCTGGTGATCACCGCAGAGTGAAGTCGGCGGCATTTCTGTTCGCCTGCGGCTGTGCTGGAGCAGCTCCCCACTGGCTCGACCCTGCCCGCTCTCTCTGGCCGGCGATCAGCCTGGCCTTGGTGCTTGGTGGATATGGGTTGAGGTCGGTGATGCGTGCAAGCTTCTTAAAGACTGAACCCGAGTCGCAGAAGCTGGTCGCTGAGCGCTTGCCGACGCTGGATGTCGTGGTGGCGGCCCGTGATGAAGAAAGTGTCGTCACGCGATTGGTTGAGCGGCTGTCCGCTTTGCGCTACTCCGCCGGACGACTATCCACCTGGGTGATTGATGACGGCAGTGAGGACCGAACTCCACAGCTTCTCGATGCATTGGCTCAGAAGCATCCTCAGCTTCAGGTGATTCATCGCCAAAGAGATGCCGGTGGCGGAAAATCCGGTGCGTTGAATGCAGCGTTGACTCAACTGAAGGGTGAATGGTTGCTGGTGCTTGATGCCGATGCTCAGCTGCAGGAGGATCTGCTGGAGCGCCTCATGCCCTACGCCCTCGATGGAGGCTGGTCAGCGGTTCAGTTGCGCAAAGCAGTGATCGATGCAGATCGCAACTGGCTCACCCGTGCACAGGCCATGGAAATGGCTCTCGATGCGGTGCTTCAAAAAGGACGTTTGGAGAGTGGTGGCGTTGCTGAGTTGCGCGGTAACGGGCAGTTGATCCGTCGCGCGGTGCTTCAGGCCAGTGGTGGTTTCAACGAAGACACCGTCACCGATGACCTGGATCTGAGCTTCCGACTGCTCACCCATGGAGCTTTGATTGGAATCCTCTGGGATCCGCCGGTCCAGGAGGAGGCGGTACCGACGCTGTCCGCCCTCTGGAAACAACGTCAGCGCTGGGCAGAAGGTGGCCTACAGCGTTTCTTTGACTACTGGCCCACACTCACGTCTTCGCAACTGACCATCTGTCAGCGCTGGGATCTGGCTTGCTTCTTTCTGCTCCAGTACGGCCTCCCGGTGGTGTCGTTCGCTGATTTGAGCGCCAGCCTGGTGAGCCGCACCATACCGACCTTCTGGCCCCTGTCTGTGGTTGCGTTCAGCGTTTCAGGGATGGCTTATTGGCGCGGCTGCCGTGGTCGCCAAGAAGGTCCGGCCATTCCCTCGCCAGGCCTTCTGAACCTCCTGGTTGCGATTGCTTATCTGGGTCACTGGTTCGTGGTGATTCCCTGGGTCACGTTGAAGATGGCCGTGCTGCCCAAACGTTTGGTCTGGGCCAAAACAAGCCATGCAGGAGAGCAGTTGCCCGTTCAGGCCTGA
- a CDS encoding exo-alpha-sialidase, whose amino-acid sequence MFSPFRNAIDRHQDLEWGQILLTPFQLGAWSLLEPMGVQNHAPQLCWIRADVLACVWMAGDQEGTSGMSVVLSLLSAQNNAWSEPQCISQDAQRSEQNPLLFVSDGRLHLIHSAQRVRDPEDTSWADQDSSFSMQWTAMLRHQSLDLEDFQPDDPNSWGAEAWSKANDLVDSTAFCRHPPYRLKDGIWLLPIYRSLEQGGAFGHDHTEILELNDQGLAVGAPVPVAESVGRVHGSIVPSADETTLLQFFRSRLADHVYRSISIDSGQTWSAPEATMLPNNNSSIQACRLSSGRLALIFNRFGFPPDLDGSESAPKWGEARWPRTRWPLSIALSDDDGLTWPWIRDLDTGFGFSGALNWTINGQLAYPTLIEGQPGELHVAYSWGGRQAIRYVCLKEIDILGD is encoded by the coding sequence TTGTTTTCCCCTTTCAGAAACGCGATTGATCGACATCAAGATCTGGAGTGGGGTCAAATTCTTCTGACACCTTTTCAGTTGGGTGCTTGGTCGTTGCTTGAGCCCATGGGGGTGCAAAACCATGCTCCCCAGCTTTGTTGGATTCGAGCCGATGTCTTGGCTTGCGTCTGGATGGCGGGTGATCAAGAAGGAACATCGGGGATGTCCGTTGTTTTGAGTTTGCTCAGTGCACAGAACAATGCCTGGAGTGAACCGCAATGCATCTCACAAGATGCACAGCGTTCAGAGCAGAATCCGCTTCTCTTTGTGTCTGATGGCCGGCTTCATCTAATTCACTCTGCTCAGCGTGTGCGCGATCCGGAGGACACGAGTTGGGCTGATCAGGACAGCAGCTTCTCCATGCAATGGACTGCCATGCTTCGCCACCAAAGCCTGGATTTAGAGGATTTTCAGCCCGATGATCCCAACAGTTGGGGTGCTGAAGCATGGAGTAAGGCCAATGATCTGGTCGATTCAACTGCTTTTTGTCGACACCCTCCTTATCGCCTTAAAGACGGCATATGGTTGCTTCCTATTTATCGCAGCCTTGAGCAAGGGGGAGCGTTTGGTCATGACCACACGGAGATCTTGGAGCTAAATGATCAAGGGTTGGCCGTTGGCGCTCCAGTCCCGGTTGCGGAGAGTGTGGGACGGGTGCATGGATCAATCGTGCCCTCAGCGGATGAAACAACACTCCTCCAGTTCTTTCGGAGTCGATTGGCTGATCATGTGTATCGATCCATCAGCATTGATTCCGGCCAAACCTGGTCGGCTCCGGAAGCCACGATGCTGCCCAACAACAACAGCTCGATTCAGGCTTGTCGCTTGAGCAGTGGTCGTTTGGCGTTGATTTTCAACCGATTTGGTTTTCCGCCTGATCTCGATGGCTCGGAGTCGGCTCCTAAGTGGGGGGAAGCTCGTTGGCCCCGAACGCGTTGGCCCCTTTCGATTGCGTTAAGTGATGACGATGGCCTGACTTGGCCTTGGATTCGTGATCTCGATACCGGATTTGGCTTTAGCGGAGCTTTGAACTGGACCATTAACGGGCAGCTGGCTTATCCGACTCTTATTGAGGGACAGCCCGGTGAACTGCATGTGGCCTATTCGTGGGGTGGGCGCCAAGCGATTCGTTATGTCTGCTTGAAGGAGATAGACATTCTTGGTGATTAA
- a CDS encoding DNA polymerase III subunit gamma/tau, with protein sequence MSTAYQPLHHKYRPQRFDQLVGQEAIAATLGHALTSNRIAPAYLFSGPRGTGKTSSARILARSLNCLNSDGPTPEPCGTCELCTTIASGTALDVIEIDAASNTGVDNIRELIERSRFAPVQARWKVYVVDECHMLSTAAFNALLKTLEEPPPQVVFVLATTDPQRVLPTILSRCQRFDFRRIPLDALNRHLSWIAEQEAIEIQPEAIHVVAQRSQGGLRDAESLLDQLSLLPPPIEAGAVWDLLGAVPEQELLELVNAMRSAEPVELLEAARNLLDRGRDPGAVLQGLAGILRDLVLMAAAPDRPELTSVSPQFRDQLPDLAKTIGRSRLLQWQAQLRGTEQQLRQSVQPRLWLEVLLLGLLAEATPAQSGAAVATPMKTQAATPTAVSPAAKPVAPSAPAVKAAQGEPEATTQPTAADAVAAATTSTPAATPELPDLSGGNGNNSTNLPELWQQILGSLELPSTRMLLSQQGQLVRLDANRAVVQVAGNWMGMVQSRTALLEQAIAKALGGSRQLILEPQSGSMAPAPAPVVSPAVVAQQPPAIQQPIGTKPPSPQLGVKTTPAVQVAQQDPAPTTPSPGTTSPARPSPTNPPTPQVPPPQQMAKPDAGATGIERQAKNLADFFNGQVLDVDLDD encoded by the coding sequence ATGAGTACGGCCTACCAGCCGCTGCATCACAAATACCGTCCCCAACGCTTCGACCAACTGGTGGGACAGGAGGCGATCGCCGCCACCCTTGGCCATGCCCTCACAAGCAACCGGATCGCACCGGCCTACCTGTTCAGCGGTCCAAGAGGGACTGGCAAAACCTCAAGCGCCCGGATCCTGGCCCGCTCGCTGAACTGCCTCAACAGCGACGGGCCCACACCGGAACCCTGTGGCACCTGCGAGCTCTGCACCACAATCGCCAGCGGCACCGCCCTCGATGTCATCGAAATCGATGCCGCGTCCAATACTGGCGTCGACAACATCCGCGAGCTGATCGAGCGCTCCCGCTTCGCGCCGGTGCAGGCGCGCTGGAAGGTGTATGTGGTGGACGAATGCCACATGCTCTCCACTGCGGCGTTCAACGCCCTGTTGAAAACCCTGGAGGAACCACCGCCACAGGTGGTGTTCGTGCTGGCCACCACCGATCCACAACGGGTGCTGCCAACGATCCTCAGCCGCTGCCAGCGTTTTGATTTCCGTCGCATTCCCCTTGATGCCCTCAACAGGCATCTGAGCTGGATCGCTGAACAGGAAGCGATCGAGATCCAGCCAGAGGCCATTCATGTGGTGGCCCAGCGTTCCCAGGGGGGATTACGCGATGCCGAAAGCCTGCTGGATCAACTCAGCCTGCTGCCGCCTCCGATCGAAGCGGGCGCTGTCTGGGATCTGCTGGGGGCGGTGCCTGAGCAGGAACTGCTCGAACTGGTGAACGCGATGAGGAGTGCCGAGCCGGTGGAGCTGCTGGAGGCAGCCCGCAACCTGCTGGATCGCGGCCGCGATCCTGGAGCAGTCCTGCAAGGGCTGGCGGGAATCCTGAGGGATCTGGTGCTGATGGCCGCCGCACCGGATCGCCCTGAACTAACCAGCGTCTCTCCCCAGTTCCGCGATCAACTTCCAGATCTTGCCAAGACAATCGGACGATCAAGGCTGCTGCAGTGGCAAGCCCAGCTAAGGGGAACGGAACAGCAGCTGCGCCAGAGCGTGCAGCCGCGCCTGTGGCTTGAGGTGCTGTTGCTGGGACTGCTCGCGGAAGCAACACCGGCCCAATCTGGAGCCGCGGTTGCAACGCCAATGAAGACGCAAGCAGCAACACCAACTGCCGTATCTCCTGCGGCGAAACCCGTTGCTCCTTCGGCACCTGCCGTTAAGGCAGCACAGGGGGAACCAGAAGCAACGACGCAACCAACTGCTGCAGATGCAGTGGCTGCCGCCACGACTTCCACACCAGCCGCAACGCCAGAGTTACCGGATCTATCCGGCGGCAACGGAAACAACAGCACCAACCTGCCGGAGCTGTGGCAACAGATCCTTGGAAGCCTGGAATTGCCCTCAACGCGAATGTTGCTGTCCCAGCAGGGCCAGTTGGTTCGACTCGATGCCAATCGGGCCGTGGTGCAGGTGGCCGGCAATTGGATGGGCATGGTGCAAAGCCGCACTGCCTTGCTGGAACAAGCCATCGCCAAAGCGCTGGGGGGTTCACGCCAACTCATCCTGGAGCCGCAAAGCGGCTCCATGGCCCCAGCTCCAGCTCCGGTTGTAAGCCCAGCGGTTGTCGCCCAACAACCACCAGCAATCCAACAACCGATTGGCACCAAACCGCCCTCACCACAGTTGGGCGTGAAAACGACACCAGCCGTACAAGTTGCACAACAAGATCCAGCACCAACAACACCCTCACCAGGAACAACCTCACCAGCAAGACCTTCACCAACAAATCCACCGACACCTCAGGTGCCGCCACCACAACAGATGGCCAAGCCCGATGCAGGGGCAACAGGCATTGAACGACAAGCCAAAAACCTGGCTGATTTTTTTAATGGCCAAGTTCTCGATGTAGATTTAGACGACTAA